From Micromonas commoda chromosome 3, complete sequence, a single genomic window includes:
- a CDS encoding predicted protein — protein MSTTVTVIRKRPHCSATSVHEQEAIKLMPPPPPLLVPVMESEWERKRRQSDIRRAENAFMEQQLRRERAEVERIACERTRIAMDNCERSELHAFLEELRVSGRVSADEIVKRLACRVPA, from the coding sequence ATGAGCACGACCGTCACCGTCATCCGAAAGCGGCCGCACTGCAGCGCCACCAGCGTGCACGAGCAGGAAGCCATCAAGCTAATgccccctcccccgcccctcTTGGTGCCGGTGATGGAGTCGGAGTGGGAGAGAAAGAGGCGCCAGTCCGATATTCGCCGCGCAGAGAACGCGTTTATGGAGCAGCAATTGAGGCGGGAGAgggcggaggtggagagGATCGCGTGCGAGCGGACGCGCATCGCCATGGACAACTGCGAGCGATCGGAGCTGCACGCATTTCTGGAGGAGCTTCGCGTCTCCGGCAGGGtctccgcggacgagatcGTCAAGCGACTCGCCTGCCGCGTCCCAGCCTGA